The Rhodospirillaceae bacterium genome includes a window with the following:
- a CDS encoding integration host factor subunit beta: MTKSELIQFLAEQNPHLYQRDIERVIATVFDEITTALAHGERVELRGFGAFSVKRRDARIGRNPRTGETVHVAEKFIPFFKTGKELRERLNGKA; the protein is encoded by the coding sequence ATGACAAAATCCGAACTCATTCAATTTCTGGCGGAACAGAACCCGCATCTTTACCAGCGGGATATCGAGCGTGTCATCGCAACAGTTTTTGACGAGATTACCACCGCCCTTGCCCATGGGGAGCGGGTTGAGCTGCGCGGTTTCGGCGCGTTCTCGGTGAAACGTCGCGATGCCCGGATTGGGCGCAATCCGCGAACCGGTGAAACGGTCCACGTAGCCGAAAAGTTCATTCCTTTTTTCAAGACCGGCAAGGAACTTCGGGAGCGGCTGAACGGCAAGGCCTGA